In Kitasatospora sp. NA04385, a single genomic region encodes these proteins:
- a CDS encoding PadR family transcriptional regulator, whose protein sequence is MSVPLTLLGLLEREPSHGYDLKRDYDAFFGRGKPLPFGQVYATLGRLARDGKVVVGDPEAGDGPDRKRYVITEAGATEFEDWLSEPVAAEPHLQTVLFSKVVLALMLGRDAERYLDTQRAAHLKRMRELTEVKRSGSLVDALLADHGLFHLESDLRWIDLTAARLDALAAEVNAR, encoded by the coding sequence ATGAGCGTTCCCCTCACCCTGCTCGGGCTCCTCGAACGCGAGCCCAGCCACGGCTACGACCTCAAGCGCGACTACGACGCCTTCTTCGGGCGCGGCAAACCGCTGCCCTTCGGCCAGGTGTACGCGACCCTCGGGCGGCTCGCCCGGGACGGGAAGGTGGTGGTCGGCGACCCGGAGGCCGGCGACGGGCCGGACCGCAAGCGGTACGTGATCACCGAGGCGGGGGCCACCGAGTTCGAGGACTGGCTGAGCGAGCCGGTCGCCGCCGAACCCCACCTGCAGACCGTGCTGTTCAGCAAGGTCGTGCTCGCCCTGATGCTCGGCCGCGACGCCGAGCGCTACCTCGACACCCAGCGCGCCGCCCACCTCAAGCGGATGCGCGAACTCACCGAGGTCAAGCGCTCCGGCAGCCTGGTCGACGCCCTGCTCGCCGACCACGGCCTGTTCCACCTGGAGTCCGACCTGCGCTGGATCGACCTCACCGCCGCCCGCCTGGACGCCCTCGCCGCGGAGGTGAACGCCCGGTGA
- a CDS encoding ABC transporter ATP-binding protein translates to MSAPLIEARAVTLSFGETPALRGADLAVDAGEILAVMGPSGSGKSTLLHCLAGILAPDGGEIHFDGRRIDRLGEQERSTLRRDSFGFVFQFGQLVPELSAEENVALPLLLGGAKRADALARARAWFPRLGLDGLEGRRSGELSGGQAQRVALARGLVAEPRVLFADEPTGALDSLTGEHVMDLLVDSARAQGTTVVLVTHEARIAAYADRETIVRDGRATSLSGRAAG, encoded by the coding sequence GTGAGCGCCCCCCTGATCGAGGCCCGCGCCGTCACCCTCTCCTTCGGCGAGACCCCCGCCCTGCGCGGCGCCGACCTCGCAGTGGACGCCGGCGAGATCCTCGCCGTGATGGGCCCCTCCGGCTCCGGCAAGTCCACCCTGCTGCACTGCCTGGCCGGCATCCTCGCCCCCGACGGCGGCGAGATCCACTTCGACGGCCGCCGGATCGACCGCCTCGGCGAGCAGGAGCGCAGCACGCTGCGCCGCGACAGCTTCGGCTTCGTCTTCCAGTTCGGCCAGCTCGTCCCGGAGTTGAGCGCCGAGGAGAACGTCGCCCTGCCGCTGCTGCTCGGCGGCGCCAAGCGCGCCGACGCGCTGGCCCGGGCCCGCGCCTGGTTCCCCCGGCTCGGCCTGGACGGGCTGGAGGGGCGCCGCTCCGGCGAGCTCTCCGGCGGCCAGGCCCAGCGCGTCGCCCTGGCCCGCGGCCTGGTCGCCGAGCCGCGCGTCCTGTTCGCCGACGAACCCACCGGCGCGCTCGACTCACTCACCGGCGAACACGTGATGGACCTGCTGGTCGACTCCGCCCGCGCCCAGGGCACCACCGTCGTCCTGGTCACCCACGAGGCGAGGATCGCCGCCTACGCCGACCGCGAGACCATCGTCCGCGACGGCCGCGCCACCTCGCTGAGCGGGCGGGCCGCCGGATGA
- a CDS encoding ABC transporter permease yields MIRLGLRLAVSGGREALLRLLVTAAAVAVGVGLLLTTLAAVNAVHTQNGRYAWINTSPTTVPADREAAGTAPEGNAPLWWMTRRDTFRGQQIGRVDVAPTGPTTVLPPGVDRLPADGEYYLSPALAKLADATPPEQLADRFGGHRIGILGKDALPGPDSLVALVGDSPQELSAIHGAVEVTRILTTSPDRCDDCPIGIRSNGITLILTVATGALVFPLLILIGTATRLSATRRERRFAAMRLVGATPRQVSAISAVESALAAAAGVLLGFLPYLALRGRVAAVSLTGYRFYTSDLTLTLPQVAVVGLGVPLAAVVAARIALRRVRISPLGVSRRVTPKPPRAWRVVPLLAGLAELVFLLVRHPESTPGQVRGYLSAFGLIMTGILLSGPWLTGRAAALLARRTQRPAALIAARRLADNPTAGFRAVSGLVLALLVMTATIGIITTMTAERGRVEGGPQFDNVLLNGLSEDRTPEGLDRGAGPPAPPGLTAGLLAVPGVRGTMLVHPLDEVVPVHAGGETAASETVACPELEAVGVFGRCAPGAATAYLPSVLAGFRDYSGTVWPAAPYTAEQVAALPVVSVVVATDGSPAAVERARTMVDTAYPASRQSRTLAEGRKESGAELQGFRQLAKVVVLATFPIAGCSLAVSVAAALGERKRPFSLLRLSGVPLAMLRRVVLMESAVPLLAVSALAIGTGLLAADLFLRSQLQYTLHSLGAGYYLAVAGGLAGALAVIGATLPLLRRITGPETARNE; encoded by the coding sequence ATGATCCGCCTCGGCCTGCGCCTCGCCGTCAGCGGCGGCCGCGAAGCGCTGCTGCGCCTGCTGGTCACCGCCGCCGCCGTGGCCGTCGGCGTCGGGCTGCTGCTCACCACCCTCGCGGCCGTCAACGCCGTGCACACCCAGAACGGCCGCTACGCCTGGATCAACACCAGCCCCACCACCGTCCCCGCCGATCGGGAGGCGGCGGGGACGGCCCCGGAGGGCAACGCGCCGCTGTGGTGGATGACCCGGCGCGACACCTTCCGGGGGCAGCAGATCGGACGCGTCGACGTCGCCCCGACCGGCCCGACCACCGTGCTCCCGCCCGGGGTGGACCGGCTGCCCGCCGACGGCGAGTACTACCTGTCGCCCGCGCTGGCGAAGCTGGCCGACGCGACGCCCCCGGAGCAGCTCGCCGACCGCTTCGGCGGCCACCGGATCGGCATCCTCGGCAAGGACGCGCTGCCCGGCCCCGACAGCCTGGTCGCCCTGGTCGGCGACAGCCCGCAGGAGCTGTCGGCGATCCACGGCGCGGTCGAGGTCACCCGGATCCTCACCACCTCGCCCGACCGCTGCGACGACTGCCCGATCGGCATCCGGTCCAACGGCATCACGCTGATCCTGACCGTCGCCACCGGCGCGCTGGTCTTCCCGCTGCTGATCCTGATCGGCACCGCCACCCGGCTCAGCGCCACCCGGCGCGAGCGGCGCTTCGCCGCGATGCGGCTGGTCGGCGCGACACCCCGGCAGGTCTCGGCGATCTCCGCCGTCGAGTCCGCGCTCGCGGCCGCCGCGGGCGTGCTGCTCGGCTTCCTGCCCTACCTCGCGCTGCGCGGCCGGGTCGCCGCCGTGTCGCTGACCGGGTACCGCTTCTACACCTCCGACCTCACCCTGACGCTCCCGCAGGTCGCGGTCGTCGGCCTGGGCGTGCCGCTGGCGGCCGTCGTCGCCGCCCGGATCGCGCTGCGCCGGGTGCGGATCTCCCCGCTCGGGGTCAGCCGCCGGGTCACCCCGAAGCCGCCCCGGGCCTGGCGGGTGGTGCCGCTGCTGGCCGGGCTCGCCGAGCTGGTGTTCCTGCTGGTCCGGCACCCGGAGTCGACCCCGGGCCAGGTGCGGGGGTACCTCTCCGCGTTTGGCCTGATCATGACCGGCATCCTGCTCTCCGGCCCGTGGCTGACCGGCCGGGCCGCCGCCCTGCTGGCTCGGCGCACCCAGCGCCCGGCCGCGTTGATCGCGGCCCGCCGGCTCGCCGACAACCCCACCGCCGGGTTCCGGGCGGTCAGCGGGCTGGTGCTGGCCCTGCTGGTGATGACCGCGACGATCGGGATCATCACCACCATGACCGCCGAGCGCGGCCGGGTCGAGGGCGGCCCGCAGTTCGACAACGTGCTGCTCAACGGCCTCAGCGAGGACCGCACCCCCGAGGGCCTCGACCGCGGCGCCGGCCCGCCCGCGCCGCCCGGGCTGACCGCCGGCCTACTGGCCGTCCCCGGTGTGCGCGGCACCATGCTGGTGCACCCGCTCGACGAGGTGGTGCCGGTCCACGCCGGGGGCGAGACCGCGGCCTCCGAAACGGTGGCCTGCCCCGAGCTGGAGGCCGTCGGGGTGTTCGGCCGCTGCGCGCCCGGCGCGGCCACTGCCTACCTGCCGTCCGTGCTGGCGGGCTTCCGCGACTACTCCGGCACCGTGTGGCCCGCCGCGCCCTACACCGCCGAGCAGGTGGCGGCCCTGCCGGTGGTGAGCGTGGTGGTCGCCACCGACGGCTCGCCCGCCGCCGTCGAGCGGGCCCGGACGATGGTGGACACCGCCTACCCGGCGAGCCGGCAGTCACGGACCCTGGCCGAGGGCCGGAAGGAGTCCGGCGCCGAACTGCAGGGCTTCCGGCAACTGGCGAAGGTGGTCGTCCTGGCGACCTTCCCGATCGCGGGCTGCAGCCTCGCGGTCAGCGTCGCCGCCGCGCTCGGCGAGCGCAAGCGGCCGTTCAGCCTGCTGCGGCTCAGCGGAGTGCCGCTGGCGATGCTGCGCCGGGTGGTGCTGATGGAGTCCGCGGTGCCGCTGCTGGCGGTCTCGGCGCTGGCGATCGGCACCGGGCTGCTGGCCGCCGACCTGTTCCTGCGCTCCCAGTTGCAGTACACGCTGCACTCGCTCGGCGCCGGCTACTACCTGGCGGTCGCGGGCGGGCTGGCCGGGGCGCTGGCGGTCATCGGCGCCACCCTGCCGCTGCTGCGCCGGATCACCGGCCCGGAGACCGCCCGCAACGAGTAG
- a CDS encoding lysoplasmalogenase has protein sequence MTPLRDPRTARALLIAFTVVSAAHLLAIVFGIKPLQYSTKPLLMPLLAAWVWALAKPETPRLLVPALLFGAGGDILLEIGGTVAFLAGMASFAAGHVCYVTMFVKLGALADRRRILPVAICYAVVWAVLIVLLWPDLDAGMRVPVAFYSLLLASTAVTASQVNVRAGLGGALFLFSDTLIATDLADWRHLPAHSFLIMATYLAGQYLLTVGTLERTGAVERTDS, from the coding sequence ATGACCCCCCTCCGCGACCCGCGCACCGCGCGGGCCCTGCTGATCGCCTTCACCGTCGTCTCGGCCGCGCACCTGCTGGCGATCGTCTTCGGGATCAAGCCCCTGCAGTACTCCACCAAGCCGCTGCTGATGCCGCTGCTGGCGGCCTGGGTCTGGGCCCTGGCGAAGCCGGAGACGCCGAGGCTGCTCGTCCCGGCGCTGCTGTTCGGTGCGGGCGGCGACATCCTGCTGGAGATCGGCGGCACGGTCGCGTTCCTGGCCGGGATGGCCTCGTTCGCGGCCGGCCACGTCTGCTACGTGACGATGTTCGTCAAGCTGGGCGCGCTCGCCGACCGCCGCCGGATCCTGCCCGTCGCGATCTGCTACGCGGTGGTCTGGGCGGTGCTGATCGTGCTGCTCTGGCCCGACCTGGACGCGGGGATGCGCGTACCGGTGGCGTTCTACAGCCTGCTGCTGGCCTCCACCGCGGTGACCGCCTCGCAGGTCAACGTGCGGGCGGGGCTGGGCGGGGCGCTGTTCCTGTTCTCCGACACCCTGATCGCCACCGACCTGGCGGACTGGCGGCACCTGCCCGCGCACAGCTTCCTGATCATGGCGACGTACCTCGCCGGGCAGTACCTGCTGACGGTCGGCACCCTGGAGCGCACCGGCGCCGTGGAGCGCACCGACTCCTGA
- a CDS encoding sterol desaturase family protein, which yields MPHLPDVVLWSIPAFVLLTVLEVVSYRFHPDEDERGYAAKDTATSLTMGLGSLLFDAGWKIPVVAIYSFLYEVTPLRVPVLWWTVPLMLLAQDFCYYWSHRGHHVVRILWACHVVHHSSRHYNLSTALRQPWTSATSWVFYVPLVLAGVHPAALAFCSSANLVYQFWIHTERIGRLPRPVEYVFNTPSHHRVHHASQGGYLDRNFGGILIVFDRLFGSFAAETERPVYGLTKNIGTFNPLRVATHEYASIARDIRGATTWGDRLRHLTKGPGWQPAPRTESPAATATGPESAAA from the coding sequence ATGCCACACCTGCCCGATGTCGTGCTCTGGTCGATACCGGCCTTCGTGCTGCTCACCGTCCTGGAGGTGGTCTCCTACCGGTTCCATCCGGACGAGGACGAGCGGGGGTACGCCGCGAAGGACACCGCGACCAGCCTGACCATGGGCCTGGGCTCGCTGCTGTTCGACGCGGGCTGGAAGATCCCCGTGGTGGCGATCTACTCGTTCCTGTACGAGGTGACGCCGCTCCGGGTGCCGGTGCTGTGGTGGACGGTGCCGCTGATGCTGCTCGCCCAGGACTTCTGCTACTACTGGTCGCACCGCGGCCACCACGTGGTGCGGATCCTGTGGGCCTGCCACGTGGTGCACCACTCCAGCCGGCACTACAACCTGTCCACCGCGCTGCGCCAGCCCTGGACTTCGGCCACCAGCTGGGTGTTCTACGTGCCGCTGGTCCTGGCGGGCGTGCACCCGGCGGCGCTGGCGTTCTGCTCCTCGGCGAACCTGGTGTACCAGTTCTGGATCCACACCGAGCGGATCGGCCGGCTCCCCCGCCCGGTCGAGTACGTCTTCAACACCCCCTCGCACCACCGGGTGCACCACGCCTCGCAGGGCGGCTACCTGGACCGCAACTTCGGCGGCATCCTGATCGTCTTCGACCGGCTGTTCGGCTCGTTCGCGGCCGAGACCGAACGCCCGGTGTACGGCCTGACCAAGAACATCGGCACCTTCAACCCGTTGCGGGTCGCCACCCACGAGTACGCCTCGATCGCCCGGGACATACGGGGAGCGACCACCTGGGGCGACCGGCTGCGCCACCTGACGAAGGGACCGGGCTGGCAGCCCGCACCGCGCACCGAGAGCCCCGCCGCCACCGCCACCGGACCGGAGAGTGCCGCCGCATGA